From a single Lolium rigidum isolate FL_2022 chromosome 7, APGP_CSIRO_Lrig_0.1, whole genome shotgun sequence genomic region:
- the LOC124678178 gene encoding beta-glucosidase 16-like, with protein MYSATGMLMLLTAALAIHAPSAWGLDRAEFPPGFIFGAATSAYQIEGAYLEDGKGLNNWDVFTHTRPGDITDGRNGDVADDHYHRYMEDVEIMHDLGVNSYRFSISWARVLPRGHSGGVNSAGIAFYDRLIAALLQKGIEPFVTLHHFDQPQELETQYGSWLGTGIREEFDYYADVCFRAFGDRVKFWTTFNEPNVLAKDSYMLGTYPPNHCSSPFGTCNSGNSYREPYVAAHNIIMSHAAVVDNYKRNYQAKQGGSIGIVIEMKFYESLTNNTEDILAAQRAMSFEIHWFLDPLFFGEYPKEMREMLSSNLPKFSVAEKRLLQNKVDFIGINHYTAIYAKDCMLSPCDLNTYEGNALVLAIGERDGLQIGKPTALDGFYDVPEGMEKIITYVNKRYENVPIYVTENGYSQHSSNGLEDLVNDVGRVNYLHGYLSSVASAVRRGANVRGYFVWSLMDNFEWAHGFTVRFGLYHVDFNTQVRTQKMSAKWYHDFLMGSRPVDALQTLRAYS; from the exons ATGTACTCGGCGACGGGCATGCTCATGCTGCTGACGGCGGCGCTGGCGATCCACGCGCCGTCCGCGTGGGGGCTCGACCGCGCCGAGTTCCCGCCCGGGTTCATCTTCGGCGCGGCCACGTCTGCTTACCAG ATTGAGGGCGCGTACCTGGAGGACGGCAAGGGCCTCAACAACTGGGATGTCTTCACCCACACACGGC CTGGGGACATCACGGATGGACGGAACGGGGACGTAGCAGATGATCACTACCACCGGTACATG GAAGATGTGGAGATCATGCACGATCTAGGCGTTAACTCGTACAGATTCTCCATTTCGTGGGCAAGAGTCCTGCCAA GAGGCCATTCGGGAGGCGTTAATTCAGCTGGAATTGCGTTCTATGACCGCCTGATCGCTGCACTGCTGCAGAAAG GGATAGAGCCATTCGTGACCTTGCACCACTTCGATCAGCCACAGGAACTGGAGACCCAATACGGCAGCTGGCTGGGCACCGGAATCCG GGAGGAGTTTGATTACTACGCGGACGTGTGCTTCAGGGCGTTCGGTGATCGGGTCAAGTTCTGGACGACGTTCAATGAGCCCAACGTATTAGCCAAGGACTCTTACATGCTGGGAACGTACCCTCCCAATCACTGCTCCTCACCATTCGGGACCTGCAACAGCGGCAACTCATACCGGGAACCCTATGTCGCGGCTCACAACATCATCATGTCACATGCTGCAGTTGTCGACAACTACAAGAGAAACTATCAG GCAAAGCAAGGTGGCTCGATCGGGATTGTGATTGAGATGAAATTTTACGAGTCACTGACGAATAACACGGAGGATATCCTGGCGGCACAACGTGCAATGTCTTTTGAGATACACTG GTTTTTAGATCCTTTGTTCTTCGGAGAATATCCCAAAGAAATGCGTGAGATGTTATCATCAAACTTACCAAAATTCTCCGTAGCAGAAAAGAGACTGCTGCAAAACAAGGTTGATTTCATCGGAATAAACCACTACACTGCAATTTATGCCAAGGATTGCATGTTATCTCCGTGTGACCTTAACACTTACGAGGGGAATGCGTTGGTCCTTGCTATAGGTGAAAGAGACGGTTTACAAATTGGAAAACCG ACTGCACTCGAtggtttttatgatgttccagaaGGCATGGAGAAGATCATCACGTACGTCAATAAGAGATATGAGAATGTGCCTATCTATGTTACTGAGAACG gctACTCACAACACAGCAGTAACGGTCTAGAAGACTTGGTCAATGATGTTGGAAGGGTGAACTACCTGCATGGTTATCTCTCATCTGTCGCTTCTGCTGTCAG GAGAGGGGCAAACGTGCGTGGCTACTTCGTCTGGAGTCTCATGGACAACTTCGAATGGGCACATGGTTTCACCGTACGGTTCGGTTTATACCACGTGGATTTTAACACACAAGTGAGGACTCAAAAGATGTCTGCGAAGTGGTACCATGACTTCCTGATGGGTTCTAGGCCGGTGGACGCATTGCAGACTCTGAGAGCATATTCTTGA